A region from the Mesorhizobium sp. J8 genome encodes:
- a CDS encoding DUF995 domain-containing protein produces MSRADRLARGSWLVPILVACGQLAFGGPASAAPARNSAPVEAAAKPDIAPTAFELQLLYADRTWNWKDGAAYFGMDRRLHAWTKGEDSPAVGEGRWLVTEKGKMCMELAWRSKTYSTKPQRTCYSHRVDKGNIEQRKDPDGTWYGFKHAKDDPADEHRKFEAGNTKGAQFDETRKLVDSKS; encoded by the coding sequence TTGAGCAGGGCCGATCGGCTTGCGAGGGGCAGCTGGCTGGTTCCGATCCTGGTCGCCTGCGGCCAGCTTGCTTTTGGCGGCCCCGCCAGCGCGGCCCCGGCGAGGAACAGCGCGCCGGTCGAGGCAGCCGCCAAGCCCGACATTGCTCCGACGGCTTTCGAGTTGCAGCTTCTCTACGCCGACCGCACCTGGAACTGGAAAGACGGCGCCGCCTATTTCGGAATGGACAGGCGCCTGCATGCCTGGACGAAAGGGGAGGATTCGCCCGCCGTCGGCGAGGGCCGCTGGCTGGTGACGGAAAAGGGCAAGATGTGCATGGAGCTTGCCTGGCGCTCCAAGACTTATTCCACCAAGCCGCAGCGCACCTGCTACAGCCACCGTGTCGATAAGGGCAATATCGAGCAGCGCAAGGACCCTGACGGCACGTGGTATGGGTTCAAGCACGCCAAGGACGATCCCGCCGACGAGCACCGGAAGTTCGAGGCGGGCAACACCAAGGGCGCGCAGTTCGACGAGACCCGCAAACTGGTCGACAGCAAGAGCTGA
- the galE gene encoding UDP-glucose 4-epimerase GalE yields the protein MSARPILVTGGAGFIGSHTCKQLAAAGYLPVVYDNLSRGNEQAVAWGPLVVGDIRDRGALERAIAIHRPQAVIHFAALAYVGESVSDPADYYSVNVAGTIAVLEAARANGIGNIIFSSSCATYGMPEALPVRETSSQDPISPYGRSKLMGEQIIKDHASAYGTKYAILRYFNACGADPDGELGEWHTPETHLIPRVLMAASGMIEAIEVFGTDYETADGTCVRDYVHVSDLARAHLKALLHLEAGGKSLAVNLGTGRGVSIRQIMDAVERITSRPVPAVYKARRPGDPAGLFADPSLAREQLGFVAQLSDIDTIVRTAAPFFGLGPALPNSGVSAAAARTLRAPRGANVNQKRRPTRPTVGPVSNASGRGLAEFG from the coding sequence ATGAGTGCCCGCCCCATCCTGGTAACGGGCGGCGCCGGCTTCATCGGCAGCCATACCTGCAAGCAGCTGGCGGCGGCCGGCTATCTGCCCGTGGTCTACGACAATCTCAGCCGCGGCAACGAGCAGGCGGTGGCCTGGGGGCCGCTGGTGGTCGGCGACATCCGCGACCGCGGCGCGCTCGAGCGAGCCATCGCAATCCACCGGCCGCAGGCGGTGATCCATTTCGCCGCGCTTGCCTATGTCGGCGAGTCGGTCAGCGACCCCGCGGACTATTATTCGGTCAATGTCGCCGGGACGATCGCCGTGCTCGAGGCCGCACGGGCAAACGGCATCGGCAATATCATCTTCTCTTCCAGTTGCGCGACCTATGGCATGCCGGAGGCGCTCCCCGTGCGCGAGACCTCGTCTCAGGACCCAATCAGCCCTTACGGCCGCAGCAAGCTCATGGGCGAACAGATCATCAAGGACCATGCCTCGGCTTACGGCACGAAATACGCAATCTTGCGCTACTTCAATGCCTGCGGCGCCGACCCCGACGGCGAGCTCGGCGAATGGCACACCCCGGAAACCCATCTCATCCCCAGGGTGTTGATGGCGGCGTCCGGCATGATCGAGGCGATCGAGGTTTTCGGCACCGACTATGAGACAGCGGACGGCACCTGCGTGCGCGACTACGTCCATGTCAGCGACCTCGCCCGGGCGCACCTCAAGGCCCTGCTGCATCTGGAGGCCGGCGGCAAAAGCCTTGCGGTCAACCTTGGCACCGGTCGCGGGGTCTCGATCAGGCAGATCATGGACGCGGTCGAGCGGATCACATCGCGGCCGGTCCCGGCCGTGTACAAGGCGCGCCGCCCCGGTGATCCGGCAGGGCTTTTTGCCGACCCCAGCCTTGCCCGCGAACAGCTGGGCTTCGTGGCGCAGCTTTCCGACATCGACACCATCGTGAGGACGGCCGCCCCCTTCTTCGGGCTCGGCCCGGCCTTGCCCAATTCCGGCGTTTCGGCCGCCGCGGCGCGCACATTGCGCGCGCCGCGCGGCGCGAACGTCAATCAGAAACGCCGGCCCACGAGGCCGACGGTCGGCCCTGTGAGTAATGCGTCGGGGCGTGGGCTCGCTGAGTTCGGCTAA
- a CDS encoding UDP-glucuronic acid decarboxylase family protein, translating to MNRVIKVLKPVRSGRKGIDRGRALVTGGAGFLGSHLCERLLADGYEVIALDNFHTGKKSNLAGIARDVPFTCISHDVVDALPTDIVVDEIYNLACPASPPHYQADPIHTFKTSVLGAINLLELARRHNAKIFQASTSEVYGDPLVHPQPEGYFGNVNTHGPRACYDEGKRSAETLFFDYSRTYGLDVRVARIFNTYGPRMQPDDGRVVSNFIVQALRGDDITVYGSGTQTRSFCYVDDLIEGFVRLMRSPTAPKHPVNLGNPGEFTVMELAELVLDCTNSRSRIVHRPLPVDDPRQRRPDISFAEQQLGWKPKVPLSEGLAYTAGYFEALLGRRQPGTSRGGHLSSGEALAL from the coding sequence ATGAATAGGGTCATCAAAGTTCTGAAGCCGGTACGATCGGGTCGAAAGGGCATCGATCGTGGCCGAGCCCTGGTCACCGGCGGAGCGGGCTTCCTGGGTTCTCATTTGTGCGAGCGACTGCTTGCGGACGGGTACGAAGTCATCGCCCTGGACAATTTCCACACCGGCAAAAAATCCAATCTAGCCGGCATCGCGCGCGACGTCCCTTTCACCTGCATCAGCCACGACGTTGTCGATGCCCTGCCGACGGATATCGTCGTCGACGAGATCTACAACCTCGCCTGCCCGGCTTCCCCGCCCCACTATCAGGCCGATCCTATCCACACGTTCAAGACCAGCGTGCTCGGGGCGATCAACCTCCTGGAACTCGCCCGGCGCCACAACGCCAAGATATTCCAGGCTTCGACCTCCGAGGTCTATGGCGATCCACTGGTGCATCCGCAACCCGAAGGCTATTTCGGCAACGTCAACACGCATGGCCCACGCGCCTGTTACGACGAAGGCAAGCGCTCGGCCGAAACGTTGTTCTTCGACTATTCGAGAACTTACGGCCTCGATGTCCGGGTCGCGCGCATCTTCAACACCTATGGGCCGCGCATGCAGCCCGATGACGGACGCGTGGTGTCCAACTTCATCGTCCAGGCGCTGCGCGGAGACGATATCACCGTCTATGGCAGCGGCACGCAGACGCGCTCCTTCTGCTATGTCGACGACCTCATCGAAGGGTTTGTTCGGCTGATGCGGTCGCCGACGGCGCCGAAACATCCGGTCAATCTCGGAAACCCCGGCGAGTTCACCGTCATGGAACTGGCCGAGCTCGTTCTCGATTGCACCAACTCCCGCTCGCGGATCGTGCACAGGCCGTTGCCGGTCGACGATCCCCGGCAGCGCAGGCCCGACATCAGCTTCGCCGAGCAGCAGCTGGGCTGGAAGCCAAAGGTCCCGCTGAGCGAGGGGCTGGCCTATACCGCGGGCTATTTCGAAGCCCTGCTGGGCCGCCGGCAGCCCGGAACCTCACGTGGCGGCCATTTGTCCTCCGGCGAGGCTTTGGCGCTATGA